GGATCCACAAGGCCGACGCGCCTTCGTCACGAACGCCGGCGACGACACCGTGAGCGTGGTGGATCTCAATAAGCTAACCGTCATTAAGGCGGTCAGAACCGGACGCTACCCGCACGGGCTTCGTATGAGCCCAGATGGTCGGGAGGTCTACGTCGCCAACGTCCAAGACGGTAGCCTGTCGGTCATAAGCACCGAATCTCTCACCGAACTGGCGCGGATTCTGGTGGGCAAGACACCGGTGCAGGTTGGGTTCACGCCGAACGGCGGTCACGTCTATGTGTCCCTACGCGACGAGAATCGCGTGGCCGCAGTCGATACCACGAAGCGAACGAGGATCGGCGTGATCGAGGTTGGCCGCAATCCGATCCAGGTCCATGCCACACCGGACGGACGTTTTGTCTACGTCGCCAATCAAGGCACGGACGCCGAACCCGCCGACACCGTCTCGGTGATCGAAGTCAGCACCGGCAGCGTCATCGACACCATCCGAACCGGCAAGGGAGCACATGGGGTCAGCGTAAGCGACGACGGCGGCTCTGTCTTCGTCAGCAATATCGTCGACGGCACGGTTTCCGTTATCGACACGGCGACACGAAAGGTCGTGTCAACCTTTGCCGTTGGTCGAGGCCCCAACGGTATCACATATGGACCGCAAAATATGTGATCCGCATTGTAAGAAGAGAAGCGACGACGAGGAGGACAGAAATGCCAACGAGCAAAACGTACCGTCCAAATAATTCAAAAGAGATTGAGAGGCGAGCTCCGCTGCTAGATCGCATCCTCTGGCTTTGTGTAGCCGCCGGGTTGCTCGCGGGATCGGTCGTGCTCTGGCTCTTCGGATTTACACTTTGGGCTGCAGCCGCTCTGGTCTTATTGCTCGTCTGCCCCCTCGTCATCGCGTGGATTCTCAGAATCGAGCGACAGCAGAACCCGACCCACAAGAACACGTCATAAGCGGGATGCTAGATAGTATCCTTGTCAGTGATCGTGATCGCTCGGGTACGGGAAATACGCTGGTCTTGATTGCTAGATTTATGTCACTTCTTTTGACGTTGTAGCGGCGCCATTGGTCACAGTCATGCTTGGACGACATGACGGAATATGGGGCACGGCTGGATGGGCTTCCAGCCACGCCCGGAATTGCTTGAGGATGGGGTTGTCATTGTTACGGCGCCAGTAGGCGACGAACCCGAGTCGGGTCGGCCCATTGCCGTCGCGCACTTCGCGGAAGACGACGCCCGGCCACGGTGGAAGGCAAGAGGATTCGCAGGCTAGCGTGATGCCCCGCTGACCGTCGACCGCGATGATCGTCGCGGTGTGGTGCGCCTTGACATGCTTGATGAACGGCCGATCTCCGGGCGCCGTCAGCTTGCTGAGCAAGACGTCTTTGATCTCCGGTCCCGGGTCGCGTTGGCTCATTACGAAGCGCTCGTTCTTCAGGTCAGTCCAATAGACGAAGTCGCGCTCGGTGAGTGGATGCGTCTTGGGTAATGCGACCATGATCCGTTCGGACCAAAGGCTAATGTGGGCGTAGTCGCGATAGGCGGGTTCGCCCAGGACGAGCGCGATGTCGATGGCTCCCCGATCGAGGAGCGGAATGAGCGTAATCCGGTCATCTTCGATCACATCTAGATCGACCTGCGGGTGGTGTTGGGCGAAGCTGAAGATCGTATCGCGCAGGGGACCCGCCAACGCGGTGTAGAAGCCGATCTGGAGCCGGCCCGCCCTTCCAGCCTTTGTGGCCTTCGCATAATTTTCCATGCTGTCGAGGTCCGCCAGCACGCGCTTCGCCACGACAAGAAAGTCCTCACCATTGGCCGTAAGCTGGGCGCCGCCAGTGGTGCGCTCAAACAGCAACATTCCAAGGCGTTCCTCAAGTTCGCGGATACGCTTGCTCAAGGTCGGCTGTGTGACGTTGAGTGCGGCCGCGGCGCGCCGAAAGCTGCGATGCTCGGCAGCCGCGGTTACGTAGCGCAAGTGAGGAACCTCGACGCACATAGTTCTACCACTGCTTCTGATCGGAGAAAGTGACGGGTTGTTTTCCGTGCCGTTCTCCGACCTTTTTCGGTTCTCCCCCCAAGATGTTCGTATTCAACTCTTACCGCGAGCTACGAGCGCCTTGCTCCGCGTCCGCGTGACCGTCGAGTGTCTGTGTCATGAATTTGGAAAACGACGATCGCTTTTGCTGCTCCAACCCATGGTGACAGATGCACTGGTCACATCGCAGGAGCTATTTTGTCCTCTCGATGTGAGTCAATGTGATCCGACCATCCACACGCTCGGCACGGAACTTGACCTTATCGCCGACCTTAACCGCGTTCAGCATGGCCTTGTCCTTGACACGAAACAGCATCGTCATTGCGTCCATATCTAGGGACTTGATTGGGCCATGTCTGAGCGTGATCCTTTCAGTGGGCACGTCGATCTTCGTAACCTGCCCTTCTGTAAGGTCGTGTTGGCTTGCAATTGCCGGAGCGAGCGCCGGCGCGACCAGCATGAATGTGGCGGCGGCAGCGATGAGATTTTTCCGCATGAATCTACTCCTTGAGAGTTCACTTCACGACTATGGTTCCGGTCATTCCAGCTTCACGGTGGCCCGGAATTAAGCAGCCGTATTCGAAAGTACCTGCCTTGGTGAATCGCCAGATGATTTCGCCTTTCTTCTTGGGCATGACCCGTCTAGCGTTCGGATCATCGTGCTCCATGTCGGGGTTCTTTTTCATCTCCTCAGCGTGTTTGATATTTTCCTCCGTCGTTGCAAGCACAAATTCGTGCTCGAGCTCGCCGTTGTTCGTAAGTACGAATCGAACCTGCTCTCCTCGTGGAATTTCAAGCCGCGAGGGGGCAAACAGCATCTTCCCATCGCCCTCGCGCATGGTAACCATGATGGTTCGCGATGTTCGCTTGGGATTGCCGGGCTCTCCGGCTGAGAACTCCGCATGGGCATGGCCTG
The genomic region above belongs to Pseudorhodoplanes sinuspersici and contains:
- a CDS encoding cytochrome D1 domain-containing protein; translated protein: MTNTHIAHYPRISRRALSLVASEARHFVFLALATAITMIVAVAVSQAQPQPAVNASGVVYTADEHGISVSVIDLASGRVNTVSIPISPHNVQVTKDGKRLLAVGDPAADAHGHGASQGAKKGKGRLLIFDTAAVAKGPVAEIAVGAHPAHVVTDPQGRRAFVTNAGDDTVSVVDLNKLTVIKAVRTGRYPHGLRMSPDGREVYVANVQDGSLSVISTESLTELARILVGKTPVQVGFTPNGGHVYVSLRDENRVAAVDTTKRTRIGVIEVGRNPIQVHATPDGRFVYVANQGTDAEPADTVSVIEVSTGSVIDTIRTGKGAHGVSVSDDGGSVFVSNIVDGTVSVIDTATRKVVSTFAVGRGPNGITYGPQNM
- a CDS encoding LysR family transcriptional regulator; translation: MCVEVPHLRYVTAAAEHRSFRRAAAALNVTQPTLSKRIRELEERLGMLLFERTTGGAQLTANGEDFLVVAKRVLADLDSMENYAKATKAGRAGRLQIGFYTALAGPLRDTIFSFAQHHPQVDLDVIEDDRITLIPLLDRGAIDIALVLGEPAYRDYAHISLWSERIMVALPKTHPLTERDFVYWTDLKNERFVMSQRDPGPEIKDVLLSKLTAPGDRPFIKHVKAHHTATIIAVDGQRGITLACESSCLPPWPGVVFREVRDGNGPTRLGFVAYWRRNNDNPILKQFRAWLEAHPAVPHIPSCRPSMTVTNGAATTSKEVT
- a CDS encoding copper-binding protein, coding for MRKNLIAAAATFMLVAPALAPAIASQHDLTEGQVTKIDVPTERITLRHGPIKSLDMDAMTMLFRVKDKAMLNAVKVGDKVKFRAERVDGRITLTHIERTK
- a CDS encoding cupredoxin domain-containing protein, encoding MFGIVSLLLVSGPAVADPGHAHAEFSAGEPGNPKRTSRTIMVTMREGDGKMLFAPSRLEIPRGEQVRFVLTNNGELEHEFVLATTEENIKHAEEMKKNPDMEHDDPNARRVMPKKKGEIIWRFTKAGTFEYGCLIPGHREAGMTGTIVVK